In a single window of the Micromonospora sp. WMMD1155 genome:
- a CDS encoding endonuclease/exonuclease/phosphatase family protein, with product MIVDASPPPAPTSGRRRNARLGTTLCWLTVTPTALWAAVRLIGLDRGPLVQALAFTPYVAGFSVLTLGLALALRRWWPAALAAVVAVALLGVVAPRALAAPQPTADGPTVRLLTANLLAGAGDARTLVDLVRRYEVDVLTVQEFTPEAQASLDQLGLDRLLPHRQLNAEIGTPGSGLYSRWPLTDVGLRHNRNGWGFTQAYGTVAVPGAPPVRVESAHPSAPYAVDQVGAWRADLKAQPPATPDGGLQILAGDFNATLDHGPLRALLGTGYVDAADATGKGLTGTWGPYDGDLIPPVTIDHVLVDRRIAVHGVKVLALPGSDHRPVLANLTLPRP from the coding sequence ATGATCGTCGACGCGTCGCCCCCGCCCGCGCCCACGTCGGGCCGACGTCGCAACGCTCGGCTCGGCACGACCCTCTGCTGGCTGACGGTCACCCCGACCGCCCTCTGGGCCGCCGTCCGGCTGATCGGCCTGGACCGGGGGCCGCTGGTCCAGGCGCTCGCCTTCACGCCGTACGTCGCGGGCTTCAGCGTGCTCACCCTGGGCCTCGCGCTCGCCCTGCGGCGCTGGTGGCCGGCGGCTCTCGCGGCCGTGGTGGCGGTGGCACTGCTCGGCGTCGTCGCACCCCGGGCGCTCGCCGCGCCGCAGCCGACCGCGGACGGGCCGACCGTGCGGCTGCTCACCGCCAACCTGCTCGCCGGCGCCGGTGACGCGCGGACACTCGTCGACCTGGTCCGACGGTACGAGGTGGACGTCCTCACCGTGCAGGAGTTCACACCGGAGGCACAGGCGTCCCTGGACCAGCTCGGTCTCGACCGGCTGCTACCGCATCGGCAGCTCAACGCGGAGATCGGCACACCCGGCTCGGGGCTCTACTCGCGGTGGCCGCTGACCGACGTCGGGCTCCGGCACAACCGCAACGGCTGGGGCTTCACCCAGGCGTACGGCACGGTGGCCGTCCCCGGCGCACCCCCGGTACGTGTCGAGTCGGCCCATCCGTCGGCGCCGTACGCGGTGGACCAGGTGGGCGCGTGGCGCGCCGACCTGAAGGCTCAACCACCGGCCACCCCGGACGGTGGCCTGCAGATCCTCGCCGGGGACTTCAACGCCACCCTCGACCACGGCCCGCTGCGGGCCCTGTTGGGCACCGGGTACGTCGACGCCGCCGACGCCACCGGGAAGGGTCTGACCGGCACCTGGGGGCCGTACGACGGGGACCTCATCCCACCGGTCACCATCGACCACGTGCTCGTCGACAGGCGCATAGCGGTCCACGGGGTGAAGGTGCTCGCCCTACCGGGAAGCGACCACCGCCCCGTCCTGGCCAACCTCACCCTCCCCCGCCCCTGA
- the cimA gene encoding citramalate synthase, with protein MTFQVYDTTLRDGAQREGLTYSVVDKLAVARLLDEFGVGFIEGGWPGAVPKDTEFFRRARTELQLRHAVLVAFGATRKAGVAVADDPQVRALLDAQTPAVALVAKADTRHVERALRTTGAENLAMIHDTVSHLVREGRRVFVDGEHFFDGYRHDPAYGAAVVQTALAAGAERMVLCDTNGGMLPSQVTAVIADLTDKLGIDAGLLGMHAQNDTSCAVANTIAAVEAGVRHVQGTANGYGERPGNADIFAIVANLQLKLGLPVLPEGCLAQMVRVSHAIAEIANIAPDTHQAYVGAAAFAHKAGLHASAIKVDPLLYNHVDPSVVGNDMRILVTEMAGRASVELKSRELGLDLAGSPEALTRVTKRVKELEAGGWSFEAADASFELLVRSELPEGGPARPFTLESYRVLVEHREDGAVVSEATVKIRIRGERVIATAEGNGPVNALDEALRVGLARHYPQLRDFELADYKVRILEGSHGTGAVTRVLLETANGAGRDWTTVGVHPNVVEASWHALVDALTYGLAPTPV; from the coding sequence ATGACGTTCCAGGTCTACGACACCACGTTGCGCGACGGCGCCCAGCGCGAGGGGCTCACCTACTCGGTCGTCGACAAGCTGGCGGTGGCCCGGCTGCTCGACGAGTTCGGCGTCGGCTTCATCGAGGGAGGCTGGCCGGGCGCGGTGCCGAAGGACACCGAGTTCTTCCGCCGGGCACGCACCGAACTTCAGCTGCGGCACGCCGTGCTCGTCGCGTTCGGCGCCACCCGCAAGGCAGGCGTCGCGGTCGCCGACGACCCCCAGGTGCGTGCCCTGCTCGACGCGCAGACCCCGGCGGTGGCGCTGGTCGCCAAGGCCGACACCCGGCACGTCGAACGCGCGCTGCGTACCACCGGCGCGGAGAACCTCGCGATGATCCACGACACCGTCAGCCACCTGGTCCGCGAGGGCCGGCGGGTCTTCGTCGACGGCGAACACTTCTTCGACGGCTACCGGCACGACCCCGCGTACGGCGCGGCGGTGGTGCAGACCGCGCTCGCCGCCGGCGCGGAGCGGATGGTGCTCTGCGACACCAACGGCGGCATGCTGCCGTCCCAGGTGACCGCCGTGATCGCCGACCTGACCGACAAGCTGGGCATCGACGCCGGACTGCTCGGCATGCACGCCCAGAACGACACCTCCTGCGCGGTGGCCAACACGATCGCCGCCGTGGAGGCGGGCGTCCGCCACGTCCAGGGCACCGCCAACGGCTACGGCGAACGTCCCGGAAACGCGGACATCTTCGCGATCGTCGCCAACCTCCAACTCAAGCTGGGCCTGCCCGTCCTACCGGAGGGATGCCTGGCGCAGATGGTGCGGGTCTCGCACGCCATCGCCGAGATCGCCAACATCGCCCCCGACACCCACCAGGCGTACGTCGGGGCCGCCGCCTTCGCCCACAAGGCGGGGCTGCACGCGAGCGCGATCAAGGTCGACCCGTTGCTCTACAACCACGTGGACCCGTCGGTGGTGGGCAACGACATGCGGATCCTGGTGACCGAGATGGCCGGCCGGGCCAGCGTGGAGCTCAAGAGTCGTGAGCTCGGGCTGGACCTGGCCGGCAGCCCGGAGGCGCTGACCCGGGTCACCAAGCGGGTCAAGGAGTTGGAGGCGGGTGGTTGGTCCTTCGAGGCCGCGGACGCCTCCTTCGAGCTGCTGGTCCGCTCCGAGTTGCCGGAGGGCGGCCCGGCCCGACCGTTCACCCTGGAGTCGTACCGGGTGCTGGTCGAGCACCGCGAGGACGGCGCGGTGGTCTCCGAGGCGACCGTCAAGATCCGGATACGGGGTGAGCGGGTGATCGCCACCGCCGAGGGCAACGGCCCGGTCAACGCCCTCGACGAGGCGCTGCGGGTGGGCCTGGCCCGGCACTACCCACAGCTGCGCGACTTCGAGCTGGCCGACTACAAGGTGCGCATCCTGGAGGGCAGCCACGGCACCGGCGCGGTGACCCGGGTACTGCTGGAGACGGCCAACGGCGCCGGCCGGGACTGGACCACCGTGGGCGTGCACCCCAACGTGGTCGAGGCCAGCTGGCACGCCCTGGTCGACGCCCTCACCTACGGCCTGGCCCCCACCCCCGTCTAA
- a CDS encoding carboxymuconolactone decarboxylase family protein has protein sequence MGLDVITAALPAYAEDIALNLGSTIGASTLTPAQTWGTALACAVAARNPLVVREIAAEALGHLGPDGVEAAKAAAAIMAMNNVYYRAKHLIGDERYTSMPARLRMRVVARPGVDKGDFKLWCLAVSAIAGCGVCLELHEQTLRGRGFTTEQVHEALRIAAVVHAAAVTLDAEAALG, from the coding sequence ATGGGCTTGGACGTCATCACTGCGGCCCTGCCCGCGTACGCCGAGGACATCGCGCTCAACCTGGGCTCCACCATCGGCGCCTCGACGTTGACCCCGGCGCAGACCTGGGGCACCGCGCTGGCCTGCGCGGTGGCGGCCCGCAACCCGCTGGTGGTGCGGGAGATCGCGGCCGAGGCGCTCGGGCACCTCGGGCCGGACGGTGTCGAGGCGGCCAAGGCCGCCGCTGCGATCATGGCGATGAACAACGTCTACTACCGGGCCAAGCACCTCATCGGCGACGAGCGGTACACCTCGATGCCGGCCCGGCTGCGGATGCGGGTCGTCGCCCGGCCCGGCGTGGACAAGGGCGACTTCAAGTTGTGGTGCCTCGCCGTGTCGGCCATCGCCGGCTGCGGCGTGTGCCTGGAGCTGCACGAGCAGACGCTGCGCGGCCGGGGTTTCACCACCGAGCAGGTCCACGAGGCGCTGCGGATCGCCGCCGTGGTGCACGCCGCGGCGGTCACCCTGGACGCCGAGGCCGCACTGGGCTGA
- a CDS encoding PRC-barrel domain containing protein, producing MDRIDPHATHAGPDPLRGGDQGAVPGGAPAGTFDPWRYRDHAGVADADLVGYKVEATDGGIGKIDSASHEVDGSYLVVDTGPWIFGKKVMLPAGTVNQVDHDQRTVSVDRTRDQIKAAPEYDETSHSDPSYRDRLGGYYDETYGALPPGTAR from the coding sequence ATGGACAGGATCGATCCGCACGCCACCCACGCCGGGCCGGACCCGCTGCGCGGCGGCGACCAGGGCGCGGTGCCCGGCGGGGCGCCGGCCGGCACCTTCGACCCCTGGCGCTACCGGGACCACGCCGGGGTGGCCGACGCCGACCTGGTCGGCTACAAGGTCGAGGCCACCGACGGCGGAATCGGCAAGATCGACAGCGCCAGCCACGAGGTGGACGGCAGCTATCTGGTCGTGGACACCGGCCCGTGGATCTTCGGCAAGAAGGTGATGCTGCCGGCCGGCACCGTCAACCAGGTCGACCACGACCAGCGCACCGTCTCCGTCGACCGCACCCGGGACCAGATCAAGGCCGCCCCGGAGTACGACGAGACCAGCCACAGCGATCCGAGTTACCGGGATCGGCTGGGCGGCTACTACGACGAGACGTACGGGGCTCTCCCGCCCGGCACGGCACGCTGA
- a CDS encoding tyrosine-protein phosphatase, with amino-acid sequence MDAIDDSQISLPATFNFRDVGGYLGHGDRSVRRGRLYRSDSLHRLTESDRDAFAAIGIRTVIDLRRPTEVERDGRVPAYQGLTYRHIHPEHDDWSGTPHEEGASLARYLADRYAALAQTGTAGLAEAVGLIADSANAPVVVHCVAGKDRTGIVCALTLAVLGVDDADITADYALSTEASARYSAWLATVTPGGVDVPAPFLASPAEAMQIFLDELRAGHGSIEAYLRHAGVTDEQLAALRDHLLNEA; translated from the coding sequence GTGGACGCCATCGACGACAGCCAGATCTCCCTCCCGGCCACCTTCAACTTCCGTGACGTCGGTGGCTACCTCGGCCACGGCGACCGGTCCGTGCGCCGGGGCCGCCTCTACCGCTCCGACTCGTTGCACCGCCTCACCGAATCCGACCGGGACGCGTTCGCCGCGATCGGCATCCGCACCGTCATCGACCTTCGCCGCCCCACCGAGGTGGAGCGCGACGGCCGGGTGCCCGCCTACCAGGGGCTGACCTACCGGCACATCCACCCGGAGCACGACGACTGGTCGGGTACGCCGCACGAGGAGGGTGCCAGCCTCGCCCGCTACCTCGCCGACCGTTACGCCGCCCTGGCCCAGACCGGCACCGCCGGGCTGGCCGAGGCGGTCGGGCTGATCGCCGACTCCGCCAACGCCCCGGTGGTGGTGCACTGCGTCGCGGGCAAGGACCGCACCGGCATCGTCTGCGCTCTGACCCTCGCCGTGCTCGGCGTCGACGACGCGGACATCACCGCCGACTACGCGCTCAGCACCGAGGCGTCGGCCCGGTACAGCGCCTGGCTGGCCACCGTCACCCCGGGCGGGGTGGACGTGCCGGCGCCGTTCCTGGCCTCCCCCGCCGAGGCGATGCAGATCTTCCTGGACGAGCTGCGGGCCGGGCACGGGTCGATCGAGGCGTACCTGCGGCACGCCGGGGTGACCGACGAGCAACTCGCCGCCCTCCGCGACCACCTGCTGAACGAGGCGTAG
- a CDS encoding branched-chain amino acid aminotransferase has product MSGGDKLDFEIRPNPAPVSAADRAALLANPGFGRVHTDHMVTIRYAEGKGWYDARVEARGPIPMDPASAVLHYAQEIFEGLKAYRTADGGVTMFRPDANASRFVASAQRMAMPVLPPEVFVDSLHKLIEIDQDWIPTDEDGSLYLRPFMFASEVFLGVRPANEYLYLVIASPAGSYFSGGVKPVTVWVSPDYTRAAPGGTGAAKCGGNYAASLAAQAEAIEAGCDQVVFLDAVERRFVDELGGMNVFFVYDDNTVVTPPLTGTILPGITRDAIMTLAAAAGHQVEERPVSFADWQADAASGHLREVFACGTAAVVTPIGGVRFPDGEFLIGGGEPGRVTMSLRQQLVDIQRGKATDGHGWVHRVL; this is encoded by the coding sequence ATGAGCGGTGGTGACAAGCTCGACTTCGAGATCCGTCCGAATCCCGCGCCGGTATCCGCCGCCGACCGGGCCGCCCTGCTGGCCAACCCCGGGTTCGGCCGCGTGCACACCGACCACATGGTCACCATCCGGTACGCCGAGGGCAAGGGCTGGTACGACGCCCGGGTGGAGGCGCGTGGGCCGATCCCGATGGACCCGGCGAGCGCCGTGCTGCACTACGCGCAGGAGATCTTCGAGGGGTTGAAGGCGTACCGGACGGCCGACGGTGGCGTGACGATGTTCCGGCCGGACGCCAACGCCTCCCGTTTCGTCGCGTCGGCGCAGCGGATGGCGATGCCGGTGCTGCCGCCCGAGGTGTTCGTCGACTCGCTGCACAAGCTCATCGAGATCGACCAGGACTGGATCCCCACCGACGAGGACGGCAGCCTCTACCTGCGGCCGTTCATGTTCGCCAGCGAGGTCTTCCTCGGCGTCCGACCGGCCAACGAATACCTCTACCTGGTGATCGCCTCACCGGCCGGGTCGTACTTCAGCGGCGGGGTCAAGCCGGTCACCGTCTGGGTCTCCCCGGACTACACCCGGGCCGCTCCCGGCGGCACCGGCGCGGCCAAGTGCGGCGGCAACTACGCGGCATCGCTGGCGGCCCAGGCGGAGGCCATCGAGGCCGGCTGTGACCAGGTCGTCTTCCTGGACGCGGTGGAGCGCCGGTTCGTCGACGAGTTGGGCGGCATGAACGTCTTCTTCGTCTACGACGACAACACGGTCGTCACCCCGCCGTTGACCGGCACGATCCTGCCCGGCATCACCCGCGACGCGATCATGACGCTGGCCGCCGCGGCCGGGCACCAGGTCGAGGAGCGGCCGGTCAGCTTCGCCGACTGGCAGGCCGACGCGGCGAGCGGCCACCTGCGGGAGGTGTTCGCCTGCGGCACCGCCGCCGTGGTCACCCCGATCGGTGGGGTCCGCTTCCCCGACGGCGAGTTCCTGATCGGCGGCGGCGAGCCCGGCCGGGTCACCATGTCGCTGCGCCAGCAGTTGGTCGACATCCAGCGCGGCAAGGCCACCGACGGGCACGGTTGGGTGCATCGGGTCCTCTGA
- a CDS encoding 3-isopropylmalate dehydrogenase, which yields MARIAVVAGDGIGPEVVAQARKVLDAVLPGVEATEYDLGAARWHRTGEVLPDSVLAELAGHDAILLGAVGDPTVPPGVLERGLLLKLRFAFDQYVNLRPSRLWPGVAGPLGNVKPGEVDLVVVREGTEGLYAGAGGSLHRDTPAEVATEESLNTRHGVERVIRDAFARAGRRERRKVTLVHKTNVLTHAGSLWARAFEAVAAEHPDVATEYQHVDAAAMFLVTQPQRYDVVVTDNLFGDILTDIAAAVTGGIGLAASGCINPEGAYPSMFEPVHGSAPDIAGQGVADPVAAVLSAALLLEQLGHAEAASRVNAAVAVELAGRTPGVSLRTEEVGDRLAAHAVA from the coding sequence GTGGCGCGGATCGCGGTGGTGGCCGGGGATGGCATCGGGCCCGAGGTGGTCGCGCAGGCCCGCAAGGTCCTCGACGCGGTGTTGCCCGGCGTCGAAGCCACCGAGTACGACCTCGGCGCGGCCCGCTGGCACCGTACCGGAGAGGTGTTGCCCGACTCCGTGCTGGCCGAGCTGGCCGGGCACGACGCGATCCTGCTCGGCGCGGTCGGCGACCCCACGGTTCCGCCGGGTGTGCTGGAGCGGGGTCTGCTGCTCAAGCTCCGGTTCGCCTTCGACCAGTACGTCAACCTCCGCCCGTCCCGGCTCTGGCCCGGGGTCGCCGGCCCGCTCGGCAACGTGAAGCCGGGAGAGGTCGACCTGGTGGTGGTGCGGGAGGGCACCGAGGGTCTCTACGCCGGCGCCGGTGGCTCGCTGCACCGGGACACCCCCGCCGAGGTCGCCACCGAGGAGAGCCTGAACACCCGGCACGGCGTGGAGCGGGTGATCCGCGACGCGTTCGCCCGCGCCGGCCGCCGGGAGCGGCGCAAGGTCACTCTGGTGCACAAGACCAACGTGCTCACCCACGCCGGGTCGCTGTGGGCGCGCGCCTTCGAGGCGGTCGCCGCCGAGCACCCGGACGTCGCCACCGAATACCAGCACGTCGACGCCGCCGCGATGTTCCTGGTCACCCAGCCGCAGCGCTACGACGTGGTGGTCACCGACAACCTCTTCGGCGACATCCTCACCGACATCGCCGCCGCCGTCACCGGCGGGATCGGGCTGGCCGCCAGCGGCTGCATCAACCCCGAGGGGGCGTACCCCTCGATGTTCGAGCCGGTGCACGGCTCGGCGCCGGACATCGCCGGCCAGGGCGTCGCCGACCCCGTCGCCGCCGTGCTCTCCGCGGCGTTGCTGCTGGAGCAGTTGGGGCACGCCGAGGCCGCCTCCCGGGTCAACGCGGCGGTCGCCGTCGAGCTGGCCGGTCGTACCCCGGGCGTGTCGCTGCGGACCGAAGAGGTCGGCGACCGGCTCGCCGCCCACGCCGTAGCCTGA
- a CDS encoding FAD:protein FMN transferase has translation MRIDEQPRTRWPDLSAFRNRRPDLRLGSRRQRIDPTAAIDGRIAVQHTVRTATAEYTLLLNAPAWLGRRGVGEALRDSVAELRAIDLTYGPNRPESLVSRLRRDEISPDSYPPLADLVDRCTAMRAATDGWFDAWAVPGGFDPGGLLGGWAVERAAERLRAAGVHDYAVLSGADLVVRGHAPHGGPWRVAVHHPTAPERAPLVLEMTAGAIGTSGVSGRQGHVVDPHTGEPADQLVSATVVGPDLTIADAYATALYAAGPTGLSWFRGDSDYRALFAHRR, from the coding sequence ATGCGCATCGACGAGCAGCCGAGGACCCGCTGGCCGGACCTGTCCGCGTTCCGCAACCGTCGGCCGGACCTCCGACTCGGCAGCCGACGGCAGCGGATCGACCCGACCGCCGCCATCGACGGCCGGATCGCCGTGCAGCACACCGTCCGCACCGCGACCGCCGAGTACACCCTCCTCCTCAACGCACCCGCGTGGCTCGGTCGCCGGGGCGTCGGCGAGGCACTGCGGGACAGCGTGGCGGAGCTTCGCGCCATCGACCTCACCTACGGCCCCAACCGGCCGGAGAGCCTGGTGTCCCGCCTGCGCCGAGACGAGATCAGCCCCGACTCGTACCCGCCCCTCGCCGACCTGGTGGACCGCTGCACGGCCATGCGCGCCGCCACCGACGGGTGGTTCGACGCCTGGGCGGTGCCCGGCGGCTTCGACCCGGGCGGCCTGCTCGGCGGCTGGGCTGTCGAGCGCGCCGCCGAGAGGCTGCGCGCCGCGGGCGTCCACGACTACGCCGTACTCAGCGGCGCGGACCTCGTCGTCCGGGGGCACGCGCCGCACGGTGGGCCCTGGCGGGTCGCGGTGCACCACCCGACGGCCCCCGAGCGCGCGCCGCTGGTGCTGGAGATGACCGCCGGTGCGATCGGCACCTCCGGGGTGAGCGGGCGGCAGGGACACGTGGTGGACCCACACACCGGCGAGCCCGCCGACCAGTTGGTCTCCGCCACCGTCGTGGGCCCCGACCTGACGATCGCCGACGCCTACGCCACCGCGCTCTACGCGGCCGGGCCCACCGGCCTGTCGTGGTTCCGTGGCGACTCCGACTATCGCGCGCTCTTCGCACACCGACGCTGA
- the serA gene encoding phosphoglycerate dehydrogenase, with the protein MNPVVLIAEELAPAAIEVLAHDFDVRHVDGTDRPALLSALSEADAVIVRSATQIDAEAVAAAPRLKVVARAGVGLDNVEVPAATARGVMVVNAPTSNIVSAAEQAVALLLAVARNTASASSALKAGEWKRSKYTGVEVQGKTVGVVGLGRIGVLFAQRIAAFGTRLIAYDPYIQPARAAQLGVRLVGLEELLRESDFISIHLPKTPETVGLIGEKELAIVKPGVRIVNAARGGLIDEQALADAIAEGRVAGAGVDVYSKEPCTSSPLFAFDNVVATPHLGASTHEAQDKAGLAVAKSVKLALQGEFVPDAVNVQAGGVVAEDVRPLLPLAEKLGRAFTAVAGGVAASVTVEVRGEIVGHDVSVLKLAATKGLFSSVVEEQVTYVNAPHLAAERGVEVTLAALAETADQSTLVTVRGALPDGRTVSVSGTVTHSGARDVLKLTEVDGFDVEIGAEGILLFLRYADRPGVVGTVGTLLGESGINIAAMQVARREAGGETLMTLTVDQALGADLLTSAADSIGATAASAADLRDE; encoded by the coding sequence ATGAATCCTGTCGTACTGATCGCCGAAGAACTCGCCCCCGCCGCCATCGAGGTGCTCGCCCACGACTTCGACGTCCGTCATGTCGACGGCACCGACCGTCCGGCCCTGCTCTCGGCGCTCTCCGAGGCCGACGCCGTCATCGTGCGAAGCGCGACCCAGATCGACGCCGAGGCGGTGGCCGCCGCGCCGCGACTCAAGGTGGTCGCCCGGGCCGGCGTCGGGCTGGACAACGTCGAGGTGCCGGCCGCCACCGCCCGGGGCGTCATGGTCGTCAACGCCCCCACCTCCAACATCGTCTCCGCCGCCGAGCAGGCCGTCGCACTGCTGCTCGCCGTCGCCCGCAACACCGCGAGCGCCAGCTCCGCGCTCAAGGCGGGAGAGTGGAAGCGGTCGAAGTACACGGGCGTCGAGGTGCAGGGCAAGACCGTCGGCGTGGTCGGGCTCGGTCGGATCGGGGTGCTCTTCGCACAGCGCATCGCCGCCTTCGGCACCCGGCTGATCGCGTACGACCCGTACATCCAGCCGGCCCGTGCGGCGCAGCTCGGCGTGCGCCTGGTCGGGCTGGAGGAGCTGCTGCGGGAGAGCGACTTCATCTCCATCCACCTGCCGAAGACCCCGGAGACGGTGGGCCTGATCGGTGAGAAGGAGCTGGCGATCGTCAAGCCCGGCGTCCGCATCGTCAACGCCGCCCGTGGTGGGCTGATCGACGAGCAGGCGCTCGCCGACGCGATCGCCGAGGGCCGGGTCGCCGGTGCCGGCGTGGACGTCTACAGCAAGGAGCCGTGCACCTCCTCGCCGCTGTTCGCCTTCGACAACGTGGTGGCGACCCCGCACCTGGGCGCCTCCACCCACGAGGCGCAGGACAAGGCGGGCCTCGCCGTGGCCAAGAGCGTCAAGCTGGCGTTGCAGGGCGAGTTCGTCCCGGACGCGGTGAACGTGCAGGCCGGCGGCGTGGTCGCCGAGGACGTGCGGCCGCTGCTGCCGCTGGCCGAGAAGCTGGGTCGGGCGTTCACCGCGGTCGCCGGTGGGGTCGCCGCCAGTGTCACCGTCGAGGTGCGCGGCGAGATCGTCGGCCACGACGTGTCGGTTCTCAAGCTCGCCGCCACGAAGGGCCTGTTCAGCTCGGTCGTCGAGGAGCAGGTCACCTACGTCAACGCCCCGCACCTGGCGGCGGAGCGCGGTGTCGAGGTCACCCTGGCCGCCCTGGCCGAGACGGCCGACCAGTCCACACTGGTCACGGTGCGTGGGGCGCTGCCCGATGGTCGTACGGTGAGCGTCTCCGGCACGGTCACCCACTCCGGGGCCCGGGACGTCCTCAAGCTGACCGAGGTGGACGGCTTCGACGTGGAGATCGGCGCGGAGGGCATCCTGCTCTTCCTGCGCTACGCGGACCGGCCCGGCGTCGTCGGCACCGTGGGCACGCTGCTCGGCGAGTCCGGCATCAACATCGCGGCCATGCAGGTGGCTCGTCGTGAGGCGGGCGGCGAGACGCTGATGACGCTCACCGTCGACCAGGCGCTCGGCGCCGACCTGCTCACCTCGGCGGCCGACTCGATCGGCGCCACGGCGGCCAGCGCCGCCGACCTGCGCGACGAGTGA
- the ilvC gene encoding ketol-acid reductoisomerase, translated as MSVEVYYDDNADLGLIQARKVAVIGYGSQGHAHALSLRDSGVDVVIGLPEGSKSRPKAEEQGLRVLTPAQAAAEADVIMVLAPDTAQRRLYTESIEPNLTAGKALFFGHGFNIRYGLIKPPAEVDVAMVAPKGPGHLVRRQYADGKGVPCLVAVEQDASGNAFALALAYAKGIGGTRAGAIKTTFTEETETDLFGEQAVLCGGASALVQTGFEVLTEAGYAPEVAYFECLHELKLIVDLMYEGGIAKMRYSISDTAEYGDLSRGSRIIDSRVKDEMRKILGEIQSGEFAREWVAEDEAGRPNFKKWQAEGAAHPIEETGKKLRGMMSWVDRPITETA; from the coding sequence ATGAGCGTTGAGGTGTACTACGACGACAACGCCGACCTCGGCCTGATCCAGGCCCGGAAGGTCGCGGTGATCGGCTACGGCAGCCAGGGTCACGCCCACGCGCTGTCGCTGCGTGATTCGGGCGTCGACGTGGTGATCGGTCTGCCGGAGGGCTCGAAGAGCCGGCCCAAGGCCGAGGAGCAGGGCCTGCGGGTGCTCACGCCGGCGCAGGCCGCCGCCGAGGCCGACGTGATCATGGTGCTCGCGCCGGACACCGCCCAGCGCAGGCTCTACACCGAGTCGATCGAGCCGAACCTCACCGCGGGCAAGGCGCTCTTCTTCGGCCACGGCTTCAACATCCGGTACGGCCTGATCAAGCCGCCGGCCGAGGTGGACGTGGCGATGGTCGCCCCGAAGGGCCCCGGTCACCTGGTCCGCCGCCAGTACGCCGACGGCAAGGGCGTGCCCTGCCTCGTCGCCGTCGAGCAGGACGCCAGCGGCAACGCGTTCGCGCTCGCCCTCGCGTACGCCAAGGGCATCGGCGGCACCCGGGCCGGCGCGATCAAGACCACCTTCACCGAGGAGACCGAGACCGACCTCTTCGGCGAGCAGGCGGTGCTCTGCGGCGGTGCCTCGGCGCTGGTGCAGACCGGTTTCGAGGTGCTCACCGAGGCGGGCTACGCCCCGGAGGTCGCGTACTTCGAGTGCCTGCACGAGCTGAAGCTGATCGTCGACCTCATGTACGAGGGCGGCATCGCGAAGATGCGCTACAGCATCTCCGACACCGCCGAGTACGGCGACCTCTCCCGTGGCTCGCGCATCATCGACTCCCGGGTCAAGGACGAGATGCGCAAGATCCTCGGCGAGATCCAGTCCGGCGAGTTCGCCCGCGAGTGGGTCGCCGAGGACGAGGCCGGTCGGCCCAACTTCAAGAAGTGGCAGGCCGAGGGTGCGGCGCACCCGATCGAGGAGACCGGCAAGAAGCTGCGCGGCATGATGAGCTGGGTCGACCGCCCGATCACCGAGACCGCCTGA
- the ilvN gene encoding acetolactate synthase small subunit has translation MTMHTLSVLVENKPGVLARVSGLFSRRGFNIDSLAVGETENPDVSRITIVVNAESSPLEQVTKQLNKLVNVLKIVELDPQVSVARELLLVKVRADRAARSQVLETVNLFRARVVDVAPDTLTIEATGTPDKLDALLRDLEAFGIKEMVQSGLVAIGRGSRSITAGPALRAA, from the coding sequence GTGACCATGCACACCCTGTCCGTGCTGGTGGAGAACAAGCCCGGCGTGCTCGCCCGCGTCTCCGGCCTGTTCTCCCGCCGCGGGTTCAACATCGACAGCCTCGCCGTCGGCGAGACCGAGAACCCGGACGTCTCCCGGATCACCATCGTGGTCAACGCCGAGTCGTCCCCGTTGGAGCAGGTCACCAAGCAGCTCAACAAGCTGGTCAACGTGCTGAAGATCGTGGAGCTGGATCCTCAGGTGTCGGTCGCCCGGGAGTTGCTGCTGGTGAAGGTGCGCGCCGACCGGGCCGCGAGATCCCAGGTGCTGGAGACGGTCAACCTGTTCCGCGCCCGGGTGGTCGACGTCGCACCGGACACGCTGACCATCGAGGCCACCGGTACTCCGGACAAGCTCGACGCGCTGCTGCGCGACCTCGAGGCCTTCGGCATCAAGGAGATGGTCCAGTCCGGGCTGGTGGCGATCGGGCGCGGCTCGCGCTCGATCACCGCCGGTCCCGCGCTACGGGCCGCCTGA